A genomic region of Trichothermofontia sichuanensis B231 contains the following coding sequences:
- a CDS encoding ParA family protein — protein sequence MAYIIATANMKGGVGKTTLTVNLAASLAKHFQKRVLVVDLDTQISATLSLMSPQDFAKRRKEQRTLKHVVNQIVRQGEATQPTVLDVVHHYIGSLKGFDLLPGDIDLYDEFLVSETLFAKASQDPNHNFAQAWNRLERILLQRILEPLHKDYDFIVLDCAPGYSLLTRSALVSSDFYILPAKPEPLSVVGIQLLERRIEELRQNHQLTDEVTTQLLGIVFTMTGGIFTSRYYRQVMQRVHTDFSAAKVFQTQVPQDVSVSKAVDTFTPIVLSNPTATGAKVFVKLTQEFLKKLEVSLGEKEQKTKLNLAAIE from the coding sequence ATGGCTTATATCATTGCAACTGCCAATATGAAGGGGGGCGTCGGCAAAACGACTCTTACGGTGAACTTGGCCGCCAGTCTGGCAAAACATTTCCAGAAGCGGGTGTTGGTGGTTGATTTAGATACCCAAATTAGTGCGACCCTCAGCCTGATGTCACCTCAGGATTTTGCGAAACGGCGCAAGGAGCAACGTACCCTTAAGCATGTTGTCAACCAGATTGTCCGCCAGGGGGAGGCCACTCAACCTACCGTTTTGGATGTGGTCCACCACTACATTGGTAGTTTGAAAGGTTTTGATCTACTGCCGGGAGATATCGATCTTTACGATGAATTCCTGGTCTCGGAAACGCTCTTTGCCAAGGCCAGTCAAGACCCCAATCATAATTTTGCCCAGGCGTGGAATCGTCTTGAGCGTATTCTGTTACAACGTATTCTTGAACCGCTACATAAGGATTACGATTTTATTGTTCTGGATTGTGCGCCAGGATATAGCTTACTCACTCGCAGTGCTTTGGTCAGTAGTGACTTTTATATTTTGCCTGCCAAGCCGGAACCCCTGTCGGTCGTTGGCATTCAACTGTTGGAGCGGCGCATTGAGGAACTGCGTCAGAACCATCAACTGACGGATGAGGTGACGACTCAACTGTTGGGCATTGTGTTTACGATGACGGGGGGGATCTTTACCAGCCGTTACTATCGCCAGGTGATGCAGCGGGTACATACGGATTTTTCGGCGGCTAAGGTTTTTCAAACCCAGGTGCCCCAGGATGTCAGTGTCTCGAAGGCGGTTGATACGTTTACGCCGATCGTGCTGAGTAATCCCACGGCGACGGGGGCGAAGGTATTTGTGAAGTTGACTCAGGAGTTTTTGAAAAAGTTAGAAGTCAGTCTGGGCGAGAAGGAACAAAAAACGAAGCTGAATCTGGCGGCGATCGAGTAG
- a CDS encoding fumarylacetoacetate hydrolase family protein: MAQRYVRVKSVEGQVYYGLLHLNQTVQVLDAPPWLQGQPTQLELPVGSYQLLAPCAPSKIVAVGKNYVAHAAEMGSEVPKLPLLFLKPPTTITAAQMPIRLPAQSQQVEYEGELALVIGKRCTDCTPDQAQHYIWGYTIANDVTARDLQKLDGQWTRAKGFDTFCPLGPWIVREISPAARLQTFLNQATEPVQSAKIDEMVFGPEVLVSFISQIMTLLPGDVILTGTPQGVGGLSPGDQVTVEIEGIGRLENPVVARSSPAPTATIQST, from the coding sequence ATGGCACAGCGCTATGTCCGAGTTAAATCTGTGGAGGGGCAGGTTTATTATGGGCTGCTGCATTTGAACCAAACTGTGCAAGTCCTGGATGCGCCTCCCTGGCTACAAGGACAACCCACCCAGTTGGAATTACCTGTAGGCAGTTACCAATTACTCGCCCCCTGTGCTCCCTCCAAGATTGTGGCCGTCGGGAAAAACTATGTGGCCCATGCCGCTGAGATGGGCAGTGAGGTCCCCAAGCTACCCCTTCTCTTTCTCAAACCCCCAACAACGATTACCGCAGCCCAGATGCCGATTCGCCTGCCGGCTCAGTCCCAACAGGTGGAGTACGAAGGCGAACTCGCCCTTGTCATTGGCAAGCGCTGTACTGACTGTACCCCGGATCAAGCCCAGCACTACATCTGGGGGTACACGATCGCCAATGATGTCACTGCCCGTGATTTACAAAAATTGGATGGCCAATGGACACGGGCAAAGGGATTTGATACCTTTTGTCCCCTCGGCCCCTGGATTGTCCGCGAGATCAGTCCAGCAGCGCGGTTGCAGACCTTCTTAAACCAAGCTACGGAACCCGTCCAGTCTGCTAAGATCGATGAAATGGTGTTTGGCCCAGAAGTCCTTGTATCCTTCATTAGCCAGATTATGACCCTGTTACCGGGGGATGTGATTTTGACCGGTACACCCCAAGGCGTAGGCGGGCTTAGCCCTGGAGATCAGGTCACCGTAGAAATCGAGGGCATTGGTCGCCTAGAGAATCCCGTCGTCGCACGATCGTCGCCCGCCCCCACTGCCACGATTCAGTCAACTTAA
- the rpsF gene encoding 30S ribosomal protein S6, with protein sequence MKEWAYETMYILRGDLNDAQVDQEIEKYQNLLRDAGAQILETQHRGRRKLAYEINRQREGTYVQMNYKATGAAIATLERAMRLSEEVIRYLTIKQEIRTPASEEAEAS encoded by the coding sequence ATGAAAGAGTGGGCCTACGAGACGATGTATATCCTGCGGGGCGACCTGAACGACGCGCAGGTGGATCAGGAAATCGAAAAGTATCAAAATTTGCTGCGGGATGCCGGGGCGCAAATCCTGGAAACCCAACATCGGGGACGGCGGAAGCTGGCCTATGAAATCAACCGTCAGCGGGAAGGCACCTATGTGCAGATGAATTACAAAGCAACGGGGGCCGCGATCGCTACCCTGGAGCGGGCCATGCGCTTGAGTGAGGAAGTCATTCGCTACCTGACGATTAAGCAGGAAATCCGTACCCCTGCGAGTGAAGAAGCTGAGGCAAGCTAA
- a CDS encoding diflavin flavoprotein: MVGMAATATRRLTLQVVEDIAADTTVIRSLDWDRDRFDIEFGLRNGTTYNSFLIRGEKVALVDTSHEKFRQLYLEALQKLIEPTTIDYLIISHTEPDHSGLVRDFLALAPQVTVVGSKVALQFLDNLVHRPFERLIVKNGDQIDLGKGHLLEAVIAPNLHWPDTIFTFDHKTRILFTCDAFGMHYCSDKLFDEDLHEIEADFQFYYDCLMGPNARSVLSAMKRMQSLGEISTIATGHGPLLRYNLGELTGRYREWSQNQAKAETTVAVFYVSDYGYSDRLSQAIARGVTKTGVAVDMVDLKSTDLQEIREIVGEAAGLIIGTPPASGPALAATQAALSTVLASAHPGQVIGLFESHGEDDEPIYPLQNKFRDLGLGEAFPAICITDAEVTEAIYQRCEESGTDVGQFLSRDRAIKQMKALDTDLDKALGRLSGGLYIITARKGDSSGAMLASWVSQASFQPLGVSIAVAKDRAIESLMQVGDRFVLNVLEEGNHLALMKHFLKRFPPGADRFAGVKTYEAENGAPILADALAYMECEVISRMDCSDHWIVYSSIQTGRVSKPEALTAVHHRKVGNHY; the protein is encoded by the coding sequence ATGGTTGGAATGGCTGCAACCGCTACACGGCGACTCACCCTACAAGTAGTTGAAGACATTGCCGCTGACACCACTGTCATTCGATCGCTCGACTGGGATCGCGATCGCTTTGATATTGAATTTGGCCTGCGCAATGGTACCACCTACAACTCCTTTTTAATTCGGGGTGAGAAAGTGGCCCTTGTAGATACCTCCCATGAAAAATTTCGCCAACTGTATCTCGAGGCACTGCAAAAGCTTATTGAGCCCACCACAATTGATTACTTGATTATTAGCCACACCGAACCCGATCATAGTGGCCTTGTCCGGGATTTCCTGGCCTTGGCTCCCCAAGTTACGGTGGTTGGCTCTAAAGTTGCTTTGCAATTTCTTGATAACTTAGTCCACCGCCCCTTTGAGCGCCTGATTGTCAAAAATGGCGATCAAATTGACCTGGGGAAGGGTCATCTCTTAGAAGCTGTCATTGCCCCTAACCTGCACTGGCCGGATACGATTTTCACCTTCGATCACAAAACCCGTATCCTGTTTACCTGCGATGCTTTTGGGATGCACTATTGTTCTGACAAACTCTTTGATGAAGATCTACACGAGATCGAGGCTGACTTCCAATTCTACTACGACTGTCTCATGGGTCCCAATGCCCGCTCGGTGCTATCGGCGATGAAACGAATGCAATCCTTGGGGGAAATTAGCACGATCGCGACCGGCCACGGGCCACTCCTGCGCTACAATCTAGGTGAACTCACAGGCCGCTACCGGGAATGGAGCCAGAACCAGGCCAAAGCGGAAACCACTGTTGCCGTTTTTTATGTCTCTGACTACGGCTACAGCGATCGCCTCTCCCAAGCGATCGCCCGTGGGGTGACCAAAACGGGCGTGGCGGTGGACATGGTGGATCTCAAATCTACTGACCTTCAGGAAATTCGGGAGATCGTGGGGGAAGCTGCGGGCCTGATTATTGGTACTCCTCCGGCATCGGGGCCAGCTCTCGCAGCCACCCAAGCTGCCCTCAGTACGGTCCTTGCCTCAGCCCACCCTGGGCAGGTCATTGGTCTGTTTGAGTCGCATGGGGAGGATGATGAACCCATCTATCCCCTGCAAAATAAATTCCGGGACTTGGGGTTGGGAGAAGCCTTCCCTGCGATTTGCATTACCGACGCGGAGGTCACGGAAGCCATTTACCAACGCTGCGAAGAATCCGGCACGGACGTAGGGCAATTCCTTAGCCGCGATCGCGCTATTAAGCAAATGAAGGCGTTGGATACCGATCTGGATAAGGCCCTGGGGCGGCTGAGTGGCGGACTCTACATCATTACTGCTCGCAAAGGGGATAGCAGTGGGGCAATGCTAGCGTCGTGGGTGTCCCAGGCCAGTTTTCAACCCCTGGGAGTCTCGATCGCCGTGGCGAAGGATCGCGCCATTGAATCCCTGATGCAGGTGGGCGATCGCTTTGTCCTCAATGTTTTAGAAGAGGGGAACCACCTCGCCCTTATGAAGCACTTCCTCAAGCGTTTTCCCCCTGGCGCTGATCGCTTTGCTGGGGTAAAAACCTACGAAGCAGAAAATGGGGCACCGATTCTGGCTGACGCCTTGGCCTATATGGAATGTGAGGTGATCAGCCGTATGGACTGTAGTGATCACTGGATTGTTTACAGCAGCATTCAGACGGGTCGGGTGTCGAAGCCCGAAGCACTGACGGCAGTTCACCATCGCAAGGTTGGCAATCATTATTAG